The sequence GGCACAATAGAGTGTGAAAGTTCATTATTGACCCTGGAAACAGGTCTGACCAACATAGCTGACAGGTGTGTTTGAAAGTGCTGGAAAAAGCTGGTCAGttagaatcttttttttttttctttcaaaaatatacattagACAAgactaatgaaaataaaacaatcctCCCATGATTATTCTCACAGACAGATAAATTATTTACTGAAaaattttcaaatgtaatatttcaatAGATTACACAATAGAAGCTGATGTTCGTCTTTTATCCGTGAGCCTATTGGCTATCATGCGCGTTCGTCATACATATTAGCCAATCACTGAAGGTTTTGCCTATTTGGGGGCGGCTACCGTTTTATGCGCTTGCGCAGTTTAATGTTGTGATTTTAACTGGCAACATGTCTGCCTCCATGGTTCGAGCGACCGTCCGAGCGGTCAGCAAAAGAAAGATACTGCCTACAAGAGCCGCACTGACACTGGTAAGTTATACAGTGAGGTTATTAACTCATGTTAAATGCTTCTCCGTCCGTTCAGTGTGTGGAAATACGGAAACTGTGGCGGTAACATCAGCGGCCGTGATGCAGCATTGACGTTACGTGATCCAAAgttagctaagctagctaagTTAACCATCTGTGACTTGGACGTTCCGCGCAGTACAATTCGGTTTCTTGTTTTATGGAGCTTTCCTGCAATATCacagttatttatatttactgATGTACACACTAAGCTAATTATACATATTTGATGTGTTACATCGTAATATTATAAATTCCTTGTCCTTAACTAAGCGAGGTAGCTGCTTAGCTAAGCTGTTTGGTAATGTGCCATCGACAGGAAACTGTGTCAGTACGGAATAATATGTAAGGCAATACAGTCTTAAATAACGTGACGAGGAAAAACTGTGATATACGGGAGTGACGAGTGTAAACATATTACAAATTTGCAATAAAGAGACGGGTTTATAAAAGTGGTTAAAATCGATAAAGCACTGACCgaaataatctgttttttaGTCCGTTCAAAGCTCCAAACACCACAACTTTAAATGTCCAGATAATAGACATCACACATTTGTGTTCACAATCATGTATGTTTGAAACTGGTGGATTGCCCCTTTAATATACATGATCTAATGAAAGAGTTCTGGCAATAGCTGTATTCAAAGTATTTAACTAGCTTGTATTGTAATTAGTAATACAGTAAAACATATACTCATATTATAAGCCAGATACAGTTTAATTATGACAacaattcatttttataaatatcATACCAGAGTCTGAGTGCATTAAACCAACCTCAAGTtaaagtaaacagtaaaaaaaaatactttttagcATTGACCTACATTGTTTTGACTGTAAAAATAGTGGGAGGGTGGTGTCCTGGTGGACCAGAGGTCTTGGATGTATATCTTTTCCAGACCGGCGACAAATTAAAGGGAAATTCAGcataaaagagagaagaaacataATGATTGATGCTTTAAGGCCCAGGGGCTCACTGTGTCTTTGGATGAGTATAAAACTGATGGTGAGTCATATGCCATGGCTTCATAGTTATCAATCTCAACCCAGATGAATACCAGTATGGAGGCTTGTGGTGGCCCAACATTTTACTAAAATAAGTTTTTCTGTCAATTTATCACCCATCTCTTGTTTAGGACATGATCACTTTGATTTGATGCATGTTCTTCAGTAATACCTCAGTATGAGGTGATCAGTGTAGGCAGTGGTTAGTGCAGAGTCACGATGCTTGCTGTTGcaagatagtgtgtgtgtgtgtgtgtgctgtgggcGTAGCTGATAATGGGAGTGTGGTGAGGTAAACGTTGAGAAGTGGGACCCTGAGGCTACTGCAGATCATGTGTCATTACAATCTGCTGTAGTTATTTTCTTTACCTGTCAGGGACAATAGTGATATAAATGTCACCAAATGATGCATTAAACATGATACTAAGGCCTTAATGTAATAAATAGCAGAATTGGTTGGccatactgtatatgttggGTTTCGGACTTTTCATTTATACTTGGTTGACGGTATAGTTCAGCTCCAGGCTGTGACACAGTAGGGATGTACTGTACATTTGGCATCAGTGGCACACATACAGATGAACACGTCGGCTTTAAGGGATTAGCTCCATGTGGCCAATGTAGCTCACCTCTTCTAAATGCCTCCACGTGAGAGCCCAAACCCTGGGATCCCTCTTTTTTGCACCTACAACCACTCAGTTACAACTGGAGCTACAGGGGTGCAGGTCATTTCATTGTGCTGTAGGTATTTGCTAATTTCAGAGAAACTTAAGTGTCTGCCCCTGCAACAGAGACTTTTCACAATGGGGGGGAAAAGTCATAGAACAGCCTTAACCTAAGCCAGCACTAATATCTGCTTCTCTATTGCCATTATTTTGCTCAGTATACTAAAATGGTCAGAGTTTTGCCAAAAAGCACGGCTTCTACCTGAATCCAATGTATATTATACCCAAGTAAAGTCACCTTTTATCTCCTGTTGTCTTTCCTTTAGACTCCAGCAGCTGTGAACAAGATCAGACTTTTGTTGCAGGACAAGCCGGAGTATGTGAGTAACTAATACACCCAACATTCACcaaaacatcacatcatcagtcagACGGTGCGTCTCTGCATCTCTTGTAATGGAAGCAGGGAGCTGTGTTGTTTTGAGTCTTAGTTGCCATCAAAAAAAGATCCTCCTGCTTTGGGTTGTTACAGTTAActttaatgaatatttaaggtatttttttatctttaccCTGTATGTAATAAGCCATACAATTGTTTTTTGCCTTCCTTTGCTAAAGTCCTATCTGTTTTTTAGGAAACTAATTCCCTGACGTGAAATGTAAACAATATACCTAGTTGACTACTAATGTGTgacattcatgttttaaatgatCAGTTCGGATCCAAGGGCCAAACTAAGCCAAGGTGTTAGTTCACTGATTGCAGCAGTAGCACAGCAAACTCTCGTTttcagtgaggtaaaattactgtttttgtcaatggagtctggtgcctcgaaatgaatgaagagaaagagaaaatggttTCAGTTTCCTGTATAaaaagggctgtctgatggcaatattaagtggtgaaaatattcttttttaagatttatttatttatcttttttaaggTGGCTAcaatatgtttttctgctgcccccgtccacagcagtacattgcttagtgTACCTGTCAGCTCCTCTGTAACTTTGTTAAATGGCAAAATTGAGAAATTGATGAAACCATAAAGTAATAAACGTTAAAGGGGAAGTTACACAGAAATGTAATGTCCGCCTGGCTCTTTGTAGATCGGTTTAAAGGTTGGAGTGAGGACGCGTGGCTGTAATGGTCTCACCTACACACTGGACTACACCAAGGAGAAAGACAAATCGGATGAGGAAGTGCTGCAGGATGGTAAGCTAATTGTTTATCCTATTGTCTTATTGTTTATTGAACGCTGATTTACAGCATGCATTGCTGTCTGCCACTCTACCTTTTCTTGCTGTTAACAGCAGATGTTTCCTCATTCTACACATAGTGgtttaataaataatgttttctaGGGTTTTAAGGGCAGCATATAATGAAACCCACAACATTCAGGTCAGGATTCGGGAGCAGTGA comes from Pempheris klunzingeri isolate RE-2024b chromosome 7, fPemKlu1.hap1, whole genome shotgun sequence and encodes:
- the isca1 gene encoding iron-sulfur cluster assembly 1 homolog, mitochondrial, with the protein product MSASMVRATVRAVSKRKILPTRAALTLTPAAVNKIRLLLQDKPEYIGLKVGVRTRGCNGLTYTLDYTKEKDKSDEEVLQDGVRVFIEKKAQLTLLGTEMDFVDSKLASEFVFNNPNIKGTCGCGESFNI